The nucleotide sequence GATAGAACGAACCTGAAAAGCGGTTTCAAAAtgccctcttcttcgtcatcgTCTTCAGACAAGATGTCCTCTACCTCGTCGCACATGTAGTGTTCGTCACTGCCACTCTATCCTTTCTCCGCCGCATCTCCCGCTCCTTCCCAGGGTTGCGTCGAGCCAGACTGGGGCTGGGGAGAAGGTGGCCAGTCCGATTCGAACTCCTGTTCGCGAGGCCGCGCCTCTGTCTTACCCTGGAAAGCAATGACGTCGTTCTctccgaagaaggagaagaaatcgTTGTCCTCCTCCAACAGGAGCGTCGGTTCTTCCTCCATGCAATCTCGCCCCCCGCCGCCCCTCTCGTGCACCCACGCGCGTCGTgcaagacagcgagaacCGCTTCCTCCTTGAAAGTCGCCTTGTTCTCTTGAGTGGTAGGCAAGACAGTCGCCGACACCACTTGAGTCACGAGTTGGCACAGCAAGAGGCGACTCCGCCAGGTCGACGAGACGCAGCGGCCTGTCCCCGAAGCTactctctcctgtctcttcgccctcCGCCAGTCTGCCCCCTGGCGCATAcagcctttcctctcgccgtgTCCTCGTCGCGCCTGTTCTCTCGGGACGTCTCCGGGGCAGCGGCGACACTTCGGCAAGAGCGCGGTCTCTTCCAGGGACAGCTTCGTCCTTGTCTGCCGGCCCCACcgcatctgtctctcctcggtgCGGTGCTCCAGTGCCGGCttcgagagcgacgcgacCGCTGTTCTCGACTTTGCGAGatcgttctctcccttgctgCGAGGCACAGTCCGTCTCTGTTGGAAAGCTTTTCGTCGTCGCAGGAGGGACGAGAGTGTCCCAGGCGCGAGTGTACCCACCACTTTGTTGGCCACGGGGAGATCGCGACTGGCCGCTGCTCTTCTTGGCTGCAGCGCAGGCCGCGAGAGGCTGCATGTCGCGAATCGAGAACACATCTCGA is from Toxoplasma gondii ME49 unplaced genomic scaffold asmbl.23, whole genome shotgun sequence and encodes:
- a CDS encoding hypothetical protein (encoded by transcript TGME49_322030) encodes the protein MVSRVAALAPSEERVVVFSQLRDSWLGRARAAATEERNDEFASLAKGAMRDITAIIFSRQTRQGDLEGNPRYRQEVKLNRGAWACLKYAHRRLGAADARPWGTQLSALARRESGEGESCSVSLSQSRDVFSIRDMQPLAACAAAKKSSGQSRSPRGQQSGGYTRAWDTLVPPATTKSFPTETDCASQQGRERSRKVENSGRVALEAGTGAPHRGETDAVGPADKDEAVPGRDRALAEVSPLPRRRPERTGATRTRREERLYAPGGRLAEGEETGESSFGDRPLRLVDLAESPLAVPTRDSSGVGDCLAYHSREQGDFQGGSGSRCLARRAWVHERGGGGRDCMEEEPTLLLEEDNDFFSFFGENDVIAFQGKTEARPREQEFESDWPPSPQPQSGSTQPWEGAGDAAEKG